A single window of Halobacterium jilantaiense DNA harbors:
- a CDS encoding plastocyanin/azurin family copper-binding protein has translation MTDSLVFDPEEVTVQVGTEVVWENVGSVGHSVTAYADELPDGAEYWASGGFGDESSARSAYPSRGDVPGGESYSHTFETTGTHGYFCIPHESVGMVGEVVVTEDPPPEDTGFETLVPNSAQTLVATLTAALTAILALGWAFMKYGGDYREGSGGES, from the coding sequence ATGACCGACAGCCTCGTCTTCGACCCGGAGGAGGTCACCGTTCAGGTCGGCACAGAAGTCGTCTGGGAGAACGTCGGGTCGGTCGGCCACTCTGTCACGGCCTACGCGGACGAGCTTCCCGACGGCGCGGAGTACTGGGCGTCCGGCGGCTTCGGCGACGAGTCGTCGGCCCGGAGCGCCTACCCCAGCCGGGGCGACGTGCCCGGCGGCGAGAGCTACAGTCACACCTTCGAGACGACGGGCACGCACGGCTACTTCTGCATCCCCCACGAGTCCGTCGGGATGGTCGGCGAAGTCGTCGTCACTGAGGACCCGCCACCGGAGGACACCGGCTTCGAGACGCTCGTGCCGAACAGCGCGCAGACCCTCGTCGCCACGCTCACCGCCGCGCTCACCGCGATTCTGGCGCTCGGCTGGGCGTTCATGAAGTACGGCGGCGACTACCGAGAAGGCAGCGGCGGCGAATCCTAG
- a CDS encoding acetamidase/formamidase family protein, whose amino-acid sequence MSTDVSPDYELSDDDENVHHAWDNSLDPVLTVESGDVVEFECRDAVDGQVDMDTTDEEFGDVSFDPVHPLTGPVYVDGAEPGDVLEVELLELEHHGWGYTGFMPGDMGLGLLPEDFEEPGYHAWDLDGDVGHFVNGIEVPLDPFPGTIGNAPAEDGEHDTLPPRDVGGNMDVKHLTEGSTVYLPVECEGALFSTGDCHAGQGDGEVCVTGIEAPMDVTARFEVRTDVNIEQPEFESDHPYTASGADEPMYATTGIEDDLMDATKSAIRHMITHLSEERDLTRGEAYILCSAIVDLKVSQVVDAPNWTVTAYVPESIFP is encoded by the coding sequence ATGTCAACAGATGTCAGTCCGGACTACGAGCTGAGCGACGACGACGAGAACGTCCACCACGCGTGGGACAACTCTCTCGACCCCGTTCTCACGGTCGAATCCGGGGACGTGGTGGAATTCGAGTGCCGGGACGCGGTCGACGGGCAGGTCGACATGGACACGACGGACGAGGAGTTCGGGGACGTGAGCTTCGACCCAGTCCACCCGCTCACGGGCCCGGTGTACGTCGACGGGGCCGAGCCCGGCGACGTTCTCGAAGTCGAGTTGCTGGAACTCGAACACCACGGCTGGGGGTACACGGGCTTCATGCCGGGCGACATGGGCCTCGGGCTGCTACCGGAGGACTTCGAGGAGCCCGGCTACCACGCCTGGGACCTCGACGGCGACGTCGGACACTTCGTGAACGGCATCGAGGTCCCCCTGGACCCGTTCCCGGGCACCATCGGGAACGCGCCCGCCGAGGACGGCGAACACGACACCCTCCCGCCCCGCGATGTCGGCGGGAACATGGACGTGAAACACCTCACCGAGGGGTCGACGGTCTACCTCCCCGTCGAGTGCGAGGGCGCGCTGTTCTCCACCGGGGACTGCCACGCCGGACAGGGCGACGGCGAGGTCTGCGTGACGGGCATCGAGGCACCGATGGATGTCACCGCACGCTTCGAGGTCCGGACGGACGTGAACATCGAGCAGCCGGAGTTCGAGTCCGACCACCCCTACACCGCCAGCGGCGCGGACGAACCGATGTACGCAACGACCGGCATCGAGGACGACCTGATGGACGCGACGAAGTCGGCCATCCGGCACATGATCACCCACCTCAGCGAGGAGCGCGACCTCACCCGCGGCGAGGCGTACATCCTCTGCTCGGCCATCGTCGACCTCAAAGTCAGTCAGGTCGTCGACGCGCCGAACTGGACGGTCACCGCCTACGTCCCAGAGAGCATCTTCCCGTAG
- a CDS encoding 2Fe-2S iron-sulfur cluster-binding protein — MTEYTVEFAGTGETIEVSDTETILKACLREGVAQEYSCRVGMCLACSAKIEDGDVVQPAARGLTDEEAEEYALTCMARPQSDLVLDRGKYPPSIEEDAAAGHAAADDD; from the coding sequence ATGACCGAGTACACCGTGGAGTTCGCCGGCACCGGCGAGACCATCGAGGTGTCGGACACCGAGACCATCCTGAAGGCGTGCCTGCGCGAGGGCGTCGCACAGGAGTACTCCTGCCGGGTGGGGATGTGTCTCGCGTGCTCCGCGAAGATAGAGGACGGCGACGTGGTCCAGCCCGCGGCCCGCGGCCTCACCGACGAGGAGGCCGAGGAGTACGCGCTCACCTGCATGGCGCGCCCGCAGAGCGACCTCGTGCTCGACCGCGGAAAGTATCCGCCGAGCATCGAGGAGGACGCCGCCGCGGGCCACGCGGCCGCCGACGACGACTGA
- a CDS encoding mandelate racemase/muconate lactonizing enzyme family protein, whose amino-acid sequence MTKNYADLHDPNAEYTMRELSAGTMGVDGDRPAPRDLEITDVQTTMVDGNFPWTLVRVYTDAGVVGTGEAYWGAGVPELIERMKPFVVGENPLDIDRLFEHLVQKMSGEGSVEGITVTAISGIEVALHDLAGKVLGVPAYQLLGGKYRDEVRVYCDCHTEAEADPEACADEAERVVEELGYDALKFDLDVPSGLEKDRANRHLRPGEIRHKVDIVEAVTERVRDRADVAFDCHWTFSGGSAKRLASELEEYDVWWLEDPVPPENLEVQEAVTKSTTTPIAVGENRYRVTEERRLIENQAVDIVAPDLPKVGGMRETRKVADVANQYYVPVAMHNVSSPVATMASAHVGAAIPNSLAVEYHSYELDWWSDLVEEDVIEDGYIEIPEQPGLGITLDMDAVEEHMVDGETLFDEA is encoded by the coding sequence ATGACGAAGAACTACGCTGACCTCCACGACCCGAACGCGGAGTACACGATGCGGGAGCTCTCCGCCGGGACGATGGGCGTCGACGGCGACCGGCCCGCGCCCCGCGACCTCGAAATCACGGACGTCCAGACGACGATGGTCGACGGGAACTTCCCGTGGACGCTCGTCCGCGTCTACACCGACGCGGGCGTCGTCGGCACCGGCGAAGCCTACTGGGGCGCGGGTGTCCCCGAGCTAATCGAGCGCATGAAGCCGTTCGTCGTCGGCGAGAACCCCCTCGACATCGACCGGCTGTTCGAGCACCTCGTCCAGAAGATGAGCGGCGAGGGCTCCGTCGAAGGCATCACTGTGACTGCCATCTCCGGCATCGAGGTCGCGCTGCACGACCTCGCCGGGAAGGTACTCGGTGTCCCCGCCTACCAGTTGCTCGGCGGGAAGTACCGCGACGAGGTGCGGGTGTACTGTGACTGCCACACCGAAGCGGAGGCCGACCCCGAGGCGTGTGCGGACGAGGCCGAACGCGTCGTCGAAGAGCTGGGATACGACGCCCTCAAGTTCGACCTCGACGTGCCGTCGGGGCTGGAGAAGGACCGCGCGAACCGCCACCTGCGACCGGGCGAGATTCGGCACAAGGTCGACATCGTTGAGGCGGTCACGGAGCGAGTCAGAGACCGCGCGGACGTCGCCTTCGACTGCCACTGGACGTTCTCCGGCGGCTCAGCGAAACGCCTCGCGAGCGAACTGGAGGAGTACGACGTTTGGTGGCTCGAAGACCCCGTGCCCCCGGAGAATCTGGAGGTGCAGGAGGCGGTCACGAAGTCCACGACGACCCCGATTGCGGTCGGCGAGAACCGGTACAGAGTGACCGAGGAGCGCCGCCTGATAGAGAATCAGGCCGTGGACATCGTCGCGCCCGACCTGCCGAAGGTCGGCGGGATGCGGGAGACTCGGAAGGTCGCGGACGTGGCGAACCAGTACTACGTCCCGGTCGCGATGCACAACGTCTCCTCGCCGGTAGCGACGATGGCGAGCGCGCACGTCGGCGCGGCCATCCCGAACTCCCTGGCCGTCGAGTACCACAGCTACGAACTCGACTGGTGGTCGGACCTCGTGGAGGAGGACGTCATCGAGGACGGTTACATCGAGATTCCGGAACAGCCCGGCCTCGGCATCACGCTGGACATGGACGCCGTCGAGGAACACATGGTCGACGGCGAGACGCTCTTCGACGAGGCCTGA
- a CDS encoding MBL fold metallo-hydrolase, with the protein MSTPAISARELHDRIREGGASVLDVRDRDEFDAWHVDGPGVTARHVPYMEFVAAGVTGDAADLVPDDLGEPVVVVCGVGEASAEVAEDLRGEGVDAVNLNGGMAAWGDLVVAHDLGGVVQFERPSSGCLSYLLADGGEAAVVDPLAAAVDEYVAAAEDRGVSVEYAVDTHVHADHVSGVRALADATGAERVLPAGATDRGLDYDATLVGDGDTLPVDERALAVEHAPGHTTEQAVLAWGGDLLTADCLFLDSVGRPDLEAEDAARELAGEQYDTLQRLLDGDDDNRVLPGHVEPSTTRDGPDGGFARSLGEVRAGLSLRSLDREAFVDRVTTDLPPRPANYERIVAVNLGREPVAEETLELERGPNNCAVSAVQ; encoded by the coding sequence ATGAGCACGCCAGCCATCTCCGCCCGCGAACTCCACGACCGCATCCGCGAGGGCGGCGCGAGCGTTCTCGACGTCCGGGACCGCGACGAGTTCGACGCCTGGCACGTCGACGGCCCCGGCGTCACCGCCCGCCACGTCCCCTACATGGAGTTCGTGGCCGCGGGCGTGACCGGCGACGCAGCCGACCTCGTGCCGGACGACCTCGGCGAGCCGGTCGTCGTGGTCTGCGGGGTCGGCGAGGCCAGTGCGGAGGTCGCCGAGGACCTCCGAGGCGAGGGCGTCGACGCGGTGAATCTGAACGGCGGGATGGCGGCCTGGGGCGACCTCGTCGTCGCCCACGACCTCGGCGGCGTCGTCCAGTTCGAGCGGCCCTCGTCGGGCTGTCTCTCCTACCTCCTCGCCGACGGCGGCGAGGCGGCGGTCGTCGACCCGCTGGCTGCCGCCGTCGACGAGTACGTCGCTGCGGCCGAGGACCGCGGCGTCTCCGTCGAGTACGCCGTCGACACGCACGTCCACGCCGACCACGTCTCGGGGGTTCGGGCGCTCGCCGACGCGACGGGTGCCGAGCGCGTCCTCCCCGCGGGCGCGACCGACCGCGGGCTGGACTACGACGCCACGCTGGTCGGCGACGGGGACACGCTCCCGGTCGACGAGCGCGCACTGGCGGTCGAGCACGCGCCCGGCCACACCACCGAGCAGGCCGTGCTCGCGTGGGGCGGCGACCTGCTGACGGCGGACTGCCTGTTCCTCGACAGCGTCGGCCGTCCAGACCTCGAAGCCGAGGACGCCGCCCGCGAACTGGCGGGCGAGCAGTACGACACGCTCCAGCGGCTGCTCGACGGGGACGACGACAACCGGGTTCTGCCGGGGCACGTCGAACCGTCGACGACCCGGGACGGTCCGGATGGCGGCTTCGCGCGCTCGCTCGGCGAAGTGCGTGCTGGGCTGTCGCTGCGCTCGCTGGACCGCGAGGCGTTCGTCGACCGCGTCACGACGGACCTGCCGCCGCGGCCCGCGAACTACGAGCGGATCGTGGCGGTGAACCTCGGCCGAGAACCGGTGGCCGAGGAGACGCTGGAACTGGAGCGCGGGCCGAACAACTGCGCGGTGTCGGCCGTGCAGTAA
- the gfcR gene encoding transcriptional regulator GfcR gives MKNVDDLIDDAAELAARGLSRGEIADELNVSRETASWLVDRADTAASVDSDDRDGGDDDGPQDVHVDWSNIGEAGARLSAIGVALADALRDHSHDVDLVVGIEKAGVPLATAVSNELKTDLATYTPRKHQWEEGDMADLGGSFSRNFAQVDGRECFVVDDTVTSGTTMTEAVDAVREANGTPVACGVLADKQGLGDVDGVPIEALLQVIRVGSDD, from the coding sequence ATGAAGAACGTGGACGACCTCATCGACGACGCGGCGGAGCTCGCCGCCCGCGGCCTCTCCCGCGGCGAGATTGCCGACGAACTCAACGTCTCCCGCGAGACCGCGTCCTGGCTCGTGGACCGCGCCGACACCGCCGCCTCCGTCGACTCCGACGACCGCGACGGTGGCGACGACGACGGACCGCAGGACGTCCACGTGGACTGGAGCAACATCGGCGAAGCCGGCGCGCGCCTCTCCGCCATCGGCGTCGCGCTCGCGGACGCCCTGCGGGACCACAGCCACGACGTCGACCTCGTCGTCGGCATCGAGAAGGCCGGCGTCCCGCTCGCGACGGCCGTCTCGAACGAACTGAAGACCGACCTCGCCACCTACACGCCCCGCAAGCACCAGTGGGAGGAAGGCGACATGGCGGACCTCGGCGGGAGCTTCTCCCGGAACTTCGCGCAGGTCGACGGCCGCGAGTGCTTCGTCGTCGACGACACCGTCACGTCGGGCACGACCATGACCGAGGCCGTCGACGCCGTCCGCGAGGCGAACGGCACCCCGGTCGCCTGCGGCGTGCTCGCCGACAAGCAGGGCCTCGGCGACGTTGACGGCGTCCCCATCGAGGCGCTGCTGCAGGTCATCCGCGTCGGCAGCGACGACTGA
- a CDS encoding HAD family hydrolase has translation MQRHDRLYALYDDFDADALRAHQDFVDLFPPVDSRVALEYWESASEELADRKDEIRAAFPDDPAFAAVAARATRDQAFTALDLLGKYDRAVNVLVLDVDETLRSAGSTDNEIPRATLHLLTEFHEAGIPIVICTGQTLENVKGFLSQGLGNELVHSGDLSVVYEAGTGVFTPGHGPDTKQLLYEDLDESVRSVFDEVRSRVLPSAPDDVRRGCHLQGNEFNVTLKPNYETGSERARGLIDDALVHLLDLLADCLDADAEAVRAYYADADPEIAGVLDSEGVAAGNPDAVSDDLRATLDRVDVAYYEADAAEIASRELNKVVGVEAALDVLDVDDPFALVMGDSKSDLRVMEYVHEHDAGVAAAPEHASGRVLDHVQSTDDLVFDEGAADEVLRTVWALERLA, from the coding sequence ATGCAGCGCCACGACCGGCTGTACGCGCTCTACGACGACTTCGACGCCGACGCCCTCCGCGCCCACCAGGACTTCGTGGACCTCTTCCCGCCGGTCGACTCCCGGGTCGCGCTGGAGTACTGGGAGTCCGCCAGCGAAGAGCTCGCCGACCGCAAAGACGAGATTCGGGCGGCGTTCCCCGACGACCCGGCGTTCGCCGCGGTCGCCGCGCGCGCCACCCGCGACCAGGCGTTCACCGCGCTCGACCTCCTCGGGAAGTACGACCGCGCGGTGAACGTCCTCGTGCTCGACGTCGACGAGACGCTGCGCTCCGCGGGCAGCACGGACAACGAGATTCCGCGGGCGACCCTGCACCTGCTCACGGAGTTCCACGAGGCGGGCATCCCCATCGTCATCTGCACCGGCCAGACCCTGGAGAACGTCAAGGGCTTCTTGAGCCAGGGCCTCGGGAACGAACTCGTCCACTCGGGGGACCTCTCGGTCGTCTACGAGGCCGGGACCGGCGTGTTCACGCCCGGCCACGGCCCCGACACGAAACAGCTGCTGTACGAGGACCTCGACGAGTCCGTCCGGAGCGTCTTCGACGAGGTGCGCTCCCGCGTGCTGCCGTCCGCGCCCGACGACGTCCGGCGCGGCTGCCACCTCCAGGGCAACGAGTTCAACGTCACCCTCAAACCGAACTACGAGACCGGCAGCGAGCGCGCCCGTGGCCTCATCGACGACGCGCTCGTCCACCTGCTGGACTTGCTCGCTGACTGCCTCGACGCGGACGCGGAGGCGGTCCGCGCGTACTACGCCGACGCGGACCCCGAGATCGCTGGCGTCCTCGACTCCGAGGGCGTGGCTGCCGGGAACCCGGACGCCGTCTCCGACGACCTCCGGGCGACGCTCGACCGCGTCGACGTAGCGTACTACGAGGCCGACGCCGCCGAAATCGCGTCCCGCGAACTCAACAAGGTCGTCGGCGTCGAGGCCGCCCTCGACGTGCTCGACGTCGACGACCCGTTCGCGCTCGTGATGGGCGACTCGAAGAGCGACCTGCGCGTCATGGAGTACGTCCACGAACACGACGCCGGCGTCGCCGCAGCGCCCGAGCACGCCTCCGGTCGCGTGCTCGACCACGTCCAGTCGACGGACGACCTCGTGTTCGACGAGGGCGCGGCCGACGAAGTCCTCAGAACAGTGTGGGCGCTCGAACGACTCGCCTAG
- a CDS encoding ubiquitin family protein, which produces MDVEVKLTGTLAARTGTHRARVGVGPNATVADVVDALVEQFGPQVRSGVLVGSRLRTDTVVVRESPDAETLSAGSTVRDGDTVRFKLA; this is translated from the coding sequence ATGGACGTCGAGGTGAAGCTCACCGGCACGCTCGCCGCCCGCACGGGCACCCACCGCGCCCGCGTCGGCGTCGGGCCGAACGCCACCGTCGCGGACGTCGTGGACGCGCTCGTCGAACAGTTCGGGCCGCAGGTCCGGTCGGGCGTCCTCGTCGGCTCCCGACTCCGCACGGACACGGTCGTCGTCCGGGAGTCCCCGGACGCGGAGACGCTGTCTGCGGGGAGCACCGTCCGCGACGGTGACACGGTGCGCTTCAAGCTCGCCTAG
- a CDS encoding glucose 1-dehydrogenase, producing the protein MDAIVVTRDDRQPRVVDRPRPEPGPGEALVRTLRVGVDGTDHEVVAGDHGGFPDGSDELVLGHEAVGVVADANGTGLTKGQVVVPTVRRPRGEPSSAFERGEADMAAPGDYVERGIDGAHGFMAEYFTSPADCLVPVPDDLADRGFLVEPISITEKALELAFASRSAFDWQPETALVLGNGSLGLLTLGMLDQRADFESLYCLGRRDRPDPTIDIVEELGATYVDSRETPVGEIPDAHEPADLVYEATGHARHAFETVEALAPNGVGALLGVPAGDWRFEVAGSDIHRQLVLQNKALVGSVNSNAGHFAAAVDTLAALPDWLLDDVVTSVHDLGDVQAAFRDDETTIKTALQFHSQ; encoded by the coding sequence ATGGACGCGATTGTCGTGACGCGGGACGACCGACAGCCGCGGGTCGTCGACCGGCCGCGGCCCGAGCCCGGACCCGGAGAGGCGCTCGTGCGCACGCTGCGCGTGGGCGTCGACGGCACCGACCACGAGGTCGTCGCCGGCGACCACGGCGGCTTCCCCGACGGTTCGGACGAGCTCGTGCTCGGCCACGAGGCGGTCGGCGTGGTCGCCGACGCGAACGGCACCGGCCTCACGAAAGGGCAGGTCGTCGTACCGACCGTCCGGCGGCCCCGGGGCGAGCCGTCGTCGGCGTTCGAGCGCGGCGAAGCCGACATGGCCGCCCCCGGCGACTACGTCGAGCGCGGCATCGACGGCGCGCACGGCTTCATGGCCGAGTACTTCACGAGTCCCGCCGACTGCCTCGTCCCGGTCCCAGACGACCTCGCAGACCGGGGGTTCCTCGTCGAACCCATCTCCATCACGGAGAAAGCACTCGAACTCGCGTTCGCGTCGCGGTCCGCCTTCGACTGGCAGCCCGAGACCGCGCTCGTGCTCGGGAACGGGTCGCTCGGGCTGCTGACGCTCGGGATGCTCGACCAGCGTGCGGACTTCGAGTCGCTGTACTGTCTCGGCCGCCGGGACCGCCCCGACCCCACCATCGACATCGTCGAGGAACTCGGCGCGACGTACGTCGACTCCCGGGAGACGCCGGTCGGCGAGATTCCCGACGCCCACGAGCCCGCAGACCTCGTCTACGAGGCGACCGGGCACGCCAGACACGCCTTCGAGACCGTCGAGGCGCTCGCGCCGAACGGCGTCGGCGCGCTGCTCGGCGTACCCGCCGGCGACTGGCGCTTCGAGGTCGCCGGCAGCGACATCCACCGGCAGCTCGTCCTCCAGAACAAGGCGCTGGTCGGGAGCGTGAACTCGAACGCCGGCCACTTCGCGGCCGCCGTCGACACGCTCGCCGCCCTGCCGGACTGGCTCCTCGACGACGTGGTGACGAGCGTCCACGACCTCGGCGACGTTCAGGCAGCGTTCCGCGACGACGAAACGACCATAAAAACGGCGCTGCAATTTCACTCCCAATGA
- a CDS encoding dihydrodipicolinate synthase family protein, producing the protein MPTHAPAPGSDDPLDLHGVVPPTVTAFDEDGSLDAETTAEHARYVVDGGAHGVFPLGTNGEFPLLTPGERDQVVEAVVDEVGGDVPVIAGVGAPATRQTVAHAEHAESVGADGVVVVTPYYYPLDGEAAVRHYREVADAVDCPVYVYHIPSKTGNALSLQTLDELAAIDNLAGLKDSSKDVPWLGQAIDAHPELTFLAGSDSLLAPGLDLGCAGMVSAVANAFPELVVDLYEAYDDGDVARAKSLQSTVYDVRSALKRGPYMAGVKTALDLQGFYAGPLRSPLRGMDAEQRAALEADLADLDLL; encoded by the coding sequence ATGCCCACGCACGCGCCCGCACCCGGAAGCGACGACCCGCTGGACCTCCACGGCGTCGTCCCACCGACGGTCACGGCCTTCGACGAGGACGGGAGTCTGGACGCGGAGACGACCGCCGAACACGCCCGGTACGTCGTCGACGGCGGCGCTCACGGCGTCTTCCCGCTCGGCACGAACGGCGAGTTCCCGCTGCTGACGCCCGGCGAGCGCGACCAGGTGGTTGAGGCCGTCGTCGACGAGGTCGGCGGCGACGTGCCCGTCATCGCCGGGGTCGGCGCGCCCGCCACCCGGCAGACGGTCGCGCACGCCGAGCACGCCGAGTCGGTCGGCGCGGACGGCGTCGTCGTCGTGACGCCGTACTACTACCCCCTCGACGGCGAGGCCGCAGTCCGGCACTACCGCGAGGTCGCCGACGCCGTCGACTGCCCGGTGTACGTCTACCACATCCCATCGAAGACCGGCAACGCGCTCTCCCTGCAGACACTGGACGAACTGGCCGCCATCGACAACCTCGCGGGGCTCAAGGACTCCTCGAAGGACGTGCCGTGGCTCGGGCAGGCCATCGACGCCCACCCCGAGTTGACGTTCCTCGCGGGCTCGGACTCGCTGCTCGCGCCCGGACTGGACCTCGGCTGCGCGGGGATGGTGTCTGCCGTCGCCAACGCCTTTCCGGAACTGGTCGTCGACCTCTACGAGGCCTACGACGACGGCGACGTGGCTCGCGCGAAATCCCTCCAGAGCACCGTCTACGACGTCCGGTCGGCGCTCAAGCGCGGCCCGTACATGGCGGGCGTGAAGACCGCACTCGACCTGCAGGGGTTCTACGCGGGGCCGCTGCGCTCGCCGCTGCGCGGGATGGACGCCGAGCAGCGCGCCGCGCTCGAAGCCGACCTCGCCGACCTCGACCTGCTGTGA
- a CDS encoding rubrerythrin family protein, with protein MDADSFRDAVVTATQTELDRLGSSKRLVAVTGADLSPETVLERAAASEAAAAETFWALADASEGDAAETFETLAETECDHYDRVVDDLGEDVDADAGAVHEFLREQGDAVSRAGATVGRGLVADRTLAQFVGFFVNDADEARADLFRDLRRDTEDDTDEAVALLASLCETEADWERAEAAATAAVDAVYEEYVAALNEMGVDAKSVC; from the coding sequence ATGGACGCCGACAGCTTCCGGGACGCGGTCGTGACGGCGACGCAGACCGAACTCGACCGCCTCGGTTCCTCGAAACGTCTCGTGGCCGTGACGGGTGCCGACCTCTCGCCGGAGACCGTCCTCGAACGCGCCGCCGCGAGCGAGGCCGCCGCGGCCGAGACGTTCTGGGCGCTCGCCGACGCCAGCGAGGGCGACGCCGCCGAGACGTTCGAGACGCTCGCCGAGACCGAGTGCGACCACTACGACCGCGTCGTCGACGACCTCGGCGAGGACGTGGACGCAGACGCGGGGGCCGTCCACGAGTTCCTCCGCGAGCAGGGCGACGCCGTCTCGCGGGCCGGCGCGACCGTGGGCCGCGGACTCGTCGCCGACCGCACGCTCGCGCAGTTCGTCGGCTTCTTCGTGAACGACGCCGACGAGGCGCGCGCCGACCTGTTCCGGGACCTGCGACGCGACACCGAAGACGACACCGACGAGGCAGTCGCCTTGCTCGCGTCACTCTGCGAGACCGAGGCGGACTGGGAGCGCGCCGAGGCCGCCGCTACCGCGGCCGTCGACGCCGTCTACGAGGAGTACGTCGCCGCACTGAACGAGATGGGCGTCGACGCGAAGTCGGTCTGTTGA
- a CDS encoding geranylgeranyl reductase family protein, translated as MPTHEYDVVVVGAGTSGCYTAATVADAGYDVAIVERKTEEEAGHIACGDALKGADNFPEVIPKSQLEPAFTNTGVDHGRFEIPREDTVLDIPVPGELAVIDRWEYGRCVIEGAERAGVDFCYDVVVQDVQQDDSGRVTGVKGKRDGRVHEFTGDVVVDAAGSLSVLQDKVDVADATFDTNVSYSQFCSAYREIVEVPEPVEWDDALVFKPTDRAAGYLWYFPRTDTEINAGLGFQMNEEPMQLVDDLKADLQQRPEFEGAEVKDKLGAALPTRRPYDSATAPGFVAVGDAAGHVNPTTGGGIAGAAYAGKYAGERAIRAIETGDASESMLWEYNEQVMDHFGARYAALDVYNIMATAIDVDDLMGLLAALPGQKLAEALYDGSTEFGLKLKLVTALKSFGYWSEIADFYRAKQQADRLLEHYQDYPSSPEGLPTWQDRRDDIMTDVYEVTGADAKY; from the coding sequence ATGCCCACCCACGAGTACGACGTCGTCGTCGTCGGTGCCGGGACGTCCGGCTGCTACACGGCTGCGACGGTCGCCGACGCGGGGTACGACGTCGCCATCGTCGAGCGGAAGACCGAGGAGGAAGCCGGCCACATCGCGTGCGGTGACGCGCTCAAGGGTGCCGACAACTTCCCGGAGGTCATCCCGAAGTCCCAGCTCGAACCAGCGTTCACCAACACGGGCGTCGACCACGGCCGCTTCGAGATTCCGCGCGAGGACACCGTCCTCGACATCCCCGTCCCGGGCGAACTCGCGGTCATCGACCGCTGGGAGTACGGCCGCTGCGTCATCGAGGGTGCCGAGCGGGCGGGCGTCGACTTCTGCTACGACGTCGTCGTGCAGGACGTCCAGCAGGACGACAGCGGACGCGTCACCGGCGTGAAAGGCAAGCGCGACGGTCGCGTCCACGAGTTCACCGGCGACGTGGTGGTGGACGCCGCCGGCTCGCTGTCCGTCCTCCAGGACAAGGTCGACGTGGCCGACGCCACCTTCGACACGAACGTCTCGTACTCCCAGTTCTGTTCGGCGTACCGCGAAATCGTCGAGGTACCGGAGCCGGTGGAGTGGGACGACGCGCTCGTCTTCAAACCGACCGACCGCGCCGCTGGCTACCTCTGGTACTTCCCGCGCACCGACACCGAGATCAACGCCGGGCTGGGCTTCCAGATGAACGAGGAGCCGATGCAGCTCGTCGACGACCTGAAAGCCGACCTCCAGCAGCGACCCGAGTTCGAGGGAGCCGAAGTCAAGGACAAGCTCGGTGCCGCGCTGCCGACCCGACGCCCCTACGACTCCGCGACCGCGCCCGGGTTCGTCGCCGTCGGTGACGCAGCCGGGCACGTGAACCCGACGACGGGCGGCGGTATCGCGGGCGCTGCGTACGCCGGGAAGTACGCCGGCGAGCGCGCGATTCGCGCCATCGAGACCGGCGACGCCTCCGAGTCGATGCTCTGGGAGTACAACGAGCAGGTCATGGACCACTTCGGCGCGCGGTACGCCGCCCTCGACGTCTACAACATCATGGCCACCGCCATCGATGTCGACGACCTGATGGGGCTGCTCGCCGCGCTCCCCGGCCAGAAGCTCGCCGAAGCCCTCTACGACGGCTCCACCGAGTTCGGCCTCAAGCTAAAGCTCGTGACCGCGCTGAAGTCCTTCGGCTACTGGTCCGAGATTGCGGACTTCTACCGCGCGAAACAGCAGGCCGACCGCCTGCTGGAGCACTACCAAGACTACCCGAGTTCGCCCGAGGGCCTGCCGACCTGGCAGGACCGCCGGGACGACATCATGACCGACGTTTACGAGGTCACGGGAGCCGACGCGAAGTACTAG